The nucleotide window GCTCTCCACATCTACGTTCATTTTTTCCCTATACTTTCTTAACATTGTTCGTCCGATTTTGTCGATCTTATAGTCGACCCCATAGTTACGGACCTGTTTGAAGCggcaaaaactttttattgcgAAACAATTGTGTCAAACTGTAAGAAATCCAGAAGTTTTCACATGCATCAGTAAGTTGAGACGTCAACTTGTTACGGCAAAGCACAGTACGGACATGGttcaaaattgtcattttgaCTAGTGAGGATGACAGATGAACATGAAAACTAACTTGGATACCGAATATGGATTGAATAAAGAGAATTGGATTGCAATTGTGACTTCCTTCATTTCTCCTATCGTATTCCGAATATCTATTCTCTCTATTTTTATAGCaattctttcatttcattaatcTTTCATTATACATGTTCattatagatcatcttcaagatacaGTACTTTCAGACATAACCTTACtttagtttcgttaaatgtttcgtttattcattcatttgtacgagatttttttaacgtggatggcatttcttgACGTGGATGtcatttcaaacggccttgaagatgatctatacaGTACTCGTCAACACTGCGTGCAAATCGATAGTTAAATTCTTTCGACATACGACATGTGTCACAACTGGGATCGTATCTGCCGATTggaaggtcatgaaaatgatgtatggagaaatgagagacaAACGAGAAATATGAATTGATAAAGCTCAAAACACACGATGAGCCTAATGCAGCGGCACTTTCAAGTGTTCGTTGGtgtaaatgttaaaaattcctaaaatcttcaaacttatgttttttaaagattttaacaattgaaattcCGAATAACAGGACCTGCCAAATAATGTCGGCCAAAAAAGATTTACCATTCGGTTTCGCATGTCTTCAATTTGCTTTAACTTACCATTAAATTATAGGGTCCACACTAAAATACTATGTGCAAACTGTGTTATGAAAAAGTCGTTTATTAattgattaaatatttttgtggtatAAACTTTGATTTATGACAGAAGTACATAAGAATTTATTAATTGTAATTGTTAGATCATTCCTCTTTCGttgaactaaacaaaaaaagacaaatttgtCTGACTCTTTAATGGAGATTATATAAGTAAAGTAACATCTTCGTAAATCCGTATGTAAGGggtcattcacaaattacgcacgccgaaaattaagaatttcagACATCCTGTCCCCTACGTACGCAAGaatgtatggagaaaattagagggtgcgtaatttgtgaatgccCCCAAAGTAGTGATGTGATTGTGTAAGTGGGCCAGCTGTTAAACAAGCTGAATCAAACGCAGCCACAATTTTGGTTGACAGTAactgtaattaaaaaaaagacattCGAAATATACGCCAGAGGATTGtgtttaaaaggaaaaagaaaaatggaatttacTTACTTGATACCCATCATTAATATATAAATGCAAAGACAATTCGTTCTTCCACATCAAAGTCCCAAACATTCTTTTCTTTCACTAATTCATAACAGttcatttttagaatttttaaacgaaacattCACAGTAAGATAGCCTTTTCAAACTGTTGTTGTAGGTTAATTTATTTCGCTCTCTAACGGAACACCAAcctcttcttcttttcaagAGAACGAGTTTGGGAATTTGCGTCGGtttcacacaaattttcgCTGCTATGTTGAAGCGGGAAAAGTGGCCTATCACCAAAGCACCAAAGCTGAGAGTCACGTCAGTCAAATAAAGGGTTAGAGTGGCTTTATACAAACTGTCaactaaaatacaaaaaaaagctaaTAAAACGGAGACGTAAACGGAGTGCACTTACAACTTAATCCGTACTTCACTCTATTTACTCGTCGTTTATGTTACAACAATCTATCCGTTTGTattgtttttttgaaaaatcagtGAGTTAACGTAGTTAAATGCGGGTTCAGAGTTGATTGATTTTTGCTCCCTATTTGACTTATGTGACTCTTTGCTTCAGTACTAGAGAAAAAGCATTGTTTTGTGTCATTTTTTCCGCTTCACTCGGAGGTGTATATTTAgcttaatggaaaatatatgtTCTAATATGTTCGAATATCCAAGCTCGTTTTCTTAAAGTTAGAATACTTAAATTAGAAAAAGGAACTTCTTTAGCTTAATATTTACACTGTATGCACATGATAAATAGTtcgccaaaaataaattattttttattgaaaacgtgtttttcttgaagaaaatcAACATCACAGCAGATTCACCATTCAGTTTAAATATGTCCAATATGCAATATGGTAAGTAGAGACTCTCCACTGGTCCAGTGGCACTGAAGAGAATTTTCACATTGATTTTGTCCGACAAATCGATAAGAATAGCAGAGTGGAGAACGTAACAGTCGTGTTACTATCCAAAACCCTGTTGCGTATACGACCCTATTGACTGCGTAGCCCTCATCCGAAACTGGAAATTCTCACGAAGTGTATTCATCTcagaaatagaagttgaacgTAGCCTCGAGTAACGGTAGAAGTTCAAGCCTTTTCTAACGCCTTTATCTTTCAAAGTGTCTTGGGCGCCCAAGATCAAACTAGAAGAATGGACtgaaaagtactctatttataTACGAAAAACGCTTGGGACCAACAAGTAGCCTTCCAATCCTGCGACACTAACGCAAGATCTCgacccgattttaataaaaaaaagttttcgtccGTACCTAtcataaactaaaaaaataggaaaatgcGGTGTCCTTACCGACTGGCTTGAATTCCATCAGTTACAAACGACATATTAAGTAGCTCCCAGTACTTCTCATGGAACTGAAGAGTTTCATGTCGAGGGAATTGTCCTGAAGATTTGatgactttctgaagaaactgCGAGCTTCTGAAGATGTCGTCGTTTCTACAGAAATTCACCGCTTCTTGAGGAAGTCGTCgtttcttaaaatttcgtaaaaagcacatttcttttacaaaatgtaaaaaaagtgaagaaacgacTAGAATAAACGACGAATTCCTGAAATTCATAAGAAACTTTGAAATCTTCAAGTAGTTACTCACCATGTCGTAAGAATGACTATCAACTATGGATGAATGCAAACAATGAATGCAAATGTCTATCCAGAATCTATGTCTATCTTGGACATCCAGAATATTTCTCGACCTCTTGGCATGAAAGGTTGTATATGTAATACATATTATGTAAGTGTTGTGGACGGCTAactttaggcactttcgcttgtcgacAGTCGACGatacttcgttcgggctattCCACTCAGCTCCAAACTCCAtcacttacaaaataaatgtaCTTTCACCCTGTACTTCTTAcgagaataaaaatttgttttatccATCGCATGAACCATGTCTCGCTCAAGCTTTAGTGTTGTTTTTATATTGTTGGCATTTGAGCTTTCCAGTTAATTTTGCTCACTCACTATAGATGTCGTACGTATCGAAAATAGATGCAAAATGAATATTGGTAAAAACCTCCAGTGCGGCGTGAGGCAGTGAGgtggaaaaaattattcgtatTTGTAAATAGTTATTGGCAATCCAAACTGTGCTCTCATGCAATACCCtccctagcaaccaaactacaattattaaggtggtaaatacgtttatgaatcactgctactttgttcgttcgtgttgttgttgttgttgttgttttgaagccatattaaaaatcagcgtTTCTCATACTTATTTTCCCCTCTAAAGCGATTTTTTGAGTGAGTTTggatgctagagagagtattgtctCATGTCATTGCATGGTAGCACGTGTTCGACGTGCAATGTTTTTAGTTGTCATTCAGTAGCGCTACATATAggtgaaaacgtttttccagCTCACTGTCTTTAGCTTTAGAGACAACAGCTTTActgatttcataaataaaatcaagatcCGAAGATACTTTGGTGGTAATTACTGAACCATTCATCGATATGCCagttctgtcaaaattttatactttaaactttatactcgagtataaaagTTTAAACTCGGGTCGGGAATTGCCCTGCTTGAGAAATtaagttaattaaaatttatattgttaAAATGGTAAGATTGCTGATTATGTTGTTTCTGTAGATGcacaatagtagattatgcacctctgtctaaaatgtttattttgactaaTTGGAAGTTTTGTGCCGAGCCGAAGGCGTATGATATTTTATCTGTAGAGAACAGATTTATCAATACAAACACATTTGCCTTACAGGGATAAcatcgagattatcgttctagacagataaacaCAAGATACACACGTCTTCCGTTCGAATGTTGTAAGTTCATTTTGCTCAGTGAATATGTGACACGCATACCTCCAAAATACCAAAGGTGTATAGGCAACGAAAAGTTTGTATTTCATATTAttgcagggactattttaaggatattaaatttccaaaaattcttacaTATTTTCATCACTTCTcgtcattttatctaaaaacacaacagattgcatcgtaaatgttgtttttactgcctttttagttgtttttcatgtctttgagcttaagaggcatcggtactTTTTCCTACCACAAAACCCGAAAAAACGACCCGAAAACTGTCGATGTATCTCTTAGGAAGTCatataaaattatacgaaTATGCTTCAGAAAGGTAATATGGAGTTTCGCCGTTGGAATTGCGGTCttacattttccagaaattaataagataatgaaattaaagtaCCTCTGTTTTGagctaaaattttcacaaaactgctcactttcctgacaacaccaaaaatatcacaacACAAGAGCGTATTATATGAAAAACTGCCACTGATTCTGTTGGAATTGCGgtcacaaatttttaaaataaatctttatATGTCACTCATGTTAAAAAACAAACTGCAATAGGTTTAAgcattatcaaaatataataaaatggcgtcacactaaatcgaatcatttccgaaaaatgatttcaaaaatgaaactatTTCAGTAAAGTGTACATATGGGCAGCCAAATTTTTGatctaaataataaaataaatttttgataatttaaacgATTTCAGCCTTTATTATACGCTCATTACCAGTGCATACATTGTAGAAGTTGATTCCAGCAAATAAGTGACAGAAAATCTACatattttagtcaaaattttgtgtgttcaaatttaaattattgcgcttttccgaatttcctaGTTGTTTTGAGTTGTGATCGTTGGATGGAGCAAGTATCAATTGTTAAGAAGTATCATGTTGGAGTGTGTCTTAGGAGGAACAATTATGCCTCTTAACTGATTACTTTGGAAtaagcacggcagagtaaaagtaaacctggcaggagcggttcattattgaaacgtcaaatgagggacctaatacactgtatgaaaatgaactcaaatgaacactgacataagttgaaaaatttaattcgcgaaaaacatagggctactagattattcaggtccctagtcaaacaagcgctcctgcctgggttacttttactctgccgtggaataagatataacaaaaaacaaaatttagaaattttaagaatttttgtaaaatttgtgaaatttgtgaaatttttggaaattaaattccttaaattaGGCCCTGTATTATTGTTGTATCTATCTGAAAACAGATGGCACggatttatttgaaattttttgcttttcgtCTCGAACTTCTGAGCTTTTGcacatttgatttgtttttagcATGACACTGACTCTCCATTGTTTATAGATGTTGCAAAATGAACTGATTTTTACGAAAACTGAGCACTGTATGACATAGCTCTAAATCAGGCTCTTTTGATAGGTCTGGCCTATTGACTGAAGAgactttctttcattttattaattaatttatgtgTCACCTACCTgttctttcgtaaaatttattttgaccaATACCAACTAATTATTTCTGAATGTTTTCCTACTTACCTCGATATTGTCAAATTGTCGATAGATTATGGAATTTGTTCATGCATTGTCCGTTCACAAGTGGATCGCCACTGGTATCTAGTCGGTTtcgattgttgtttttttacaaGTTGCCACAGTGACAAatacaagattttgtaaaaagaagaTCCCGCAGATTGTATTGAAGAAGAGAACTTAACCGAGCACAAATTAAAGACCTTCGACGTATACTTGGCATTGCAATGTGTTCCTACCTCAAAAAACTTAAGTCCCAGCTTGTTCGCAGCGTCAATTcactcaaataaaaccaaacaaGACAGAGTTGTTACAGTGAAGTCTTTTAGTCTGGTTTCAATTCACAAATGTTCGCCGTAGGAGAACACCGTGAAGGATTTCTATTGGTTGAAATTCGTCCCTATCGTTTTTTAACCAATAGATATCCTACACGAAGCTCTCCTACCACGAAAAAAATGATAGAGAAGAGAAATGAAAGCAAACGAAAACTTAACTTCAATTCATACTTTATTGAAAAGTAAAAGGCAATGATACAAGGAGCTGTGAATTATTGTGGAGTTGTGGATTTGTAGACGTCATAACGTCATACCGCAAGTCCAACAACAAATTCGTTACGCCCAatttagaaagaaaaagttACTTAGAAATCACTGAATTCATTTCAGTTATCAACATTTTAGTAGAGTTTGAATATCTGAGATGCGCTGAAAGCATCTGACGTTTGAATCGAAAATTCCGCGTCGTAGTCTGTGTTCTCTTCGAGCATTTTCTTATCGGTTTTTCGTGGACTTTCACGTTCTCTTTTAGCAACACTTTCTGTACGACCAGGTCCTCCGCCTCGTTTAATCTTCGATGAATTGTCAACTGACATCGATGACTTACTGATGGTTTCCCACTCGCTGTCGTCGGAATTACTTTCATTTCTTCCATCTGACCGTTTGATGATGCTCGGAGACTGTGATACGTCAGATCTGATTATATTCAACGAGTTGAATGGGTTTTGGGGCTCGAGATGGTCCACGTTTTGTGTATCTGGCTTCTGACATATTTTAAGAGCCAAATCTTGAACCATGTCacagaaatccagaatttccgTTTTGCTTCTCGTCATTATTTCGTTTACCAGAAAGAGACATGAAATTTCAATCGGCAGATCGCACAGAACCATTTCCATTTGATTAATGAATGTCAAAGTGGTATACGACGAGAAACCGTTGAGCTTTCGTTCCACGAATGAGCGTAGACTCAGTTCCTCGAAAAAGTCGACGTTCAAGGCTCTCTTCTTGTTTTCTATGAAAGACAACGCATATCTTTTTAAGAACGCTTTCCGAACGGTCTGCCAGTCACTTGTGTGGTACATCTCACTGAATTCGGCTAAATGAAATAACCGAAAAAATGTAGTTCGAGATGAGTGTATTACTTGTATGAGATGGGTGCATTACCTTTATGTGACGCgtcaacaaaatttctgattttaaacattttatcttCGTCATACTTTATGTCTCGACATTTCTCGTATTCTTTGAGAAAAATAAGTGGATTGGTTTGACcagaaacaaaaaccaattggTCCGTGGTCTTGTATGACTTAGTGTTGAAAGCCGTACGTTCAACGTCTTCGCCTGCAAGTTGCATGTCTGGAACATATTAATTCAAAAGGTATTGAGTCATCTACGTAAGACTGAAACCGATCGGAAAGTAGAATCACTGGGCCACAATTCTCATACGTTCGTAACTTTAAGGATTCGTATCTTGACAGTTCATTTGGGACACACACACAACTGtaaagttacgaatatttggaggtacgaaaatacgagaatcCGCGCCCTGCACAGATATTTACGTACAAGTTTTCAGTTTTACATTGTTGAAAACGAATCTTCCATTTTCATAATAGCTTCTCCATTGGGACTCGTCTAACGAAACTTCGATGGTACTGATCTTATTCAATTTACTGATCATAGAATCCAAAACTGCTGGCAACGAACCATGCTCAGAACTGAGCGTATCTTTCTCTTCGAAGTAGTGCCACGGATGTTTGGCGCTCTTTATAGCgtaaataagattttttttaccgtAGTTTCCacaacgaaaatcaaattttctttccatttttcaagCTTCACTTGACACCTCTGACACTCTTTTGTACAATTGAGACAACTGACAGGGTTGTGTTCATATTGAACAAAAATCGGGAATGAGTATGTTCAATGTTCGGGTGGGCAAAAGTTCTAAAAGAGCAGGTCAAGACCAAGGTATGTATAAATACCTCTCTCGATACGCAAGCCGTACGTCATattacacatcgtgagcctaataaagtattttgcatcgagttgcatacaacgttttatgtcACAGACCCAATTTTTTACCATATTTACCAAATATTTCGGCGAACTTTAGCACTGCTGGAACTCTtccaaagtattttttttaaatcaaatggTTATTATTGAAGCTGTTGTATTTAAAACGGTTGCTAAGTCATTATTGGCTTACTAAAAAAGATTTAACAACCAAAAACTTACAGAATTATTGAACTTTAGAAGAAACCAGAATTCCCCCCCATAAgatgtttttttataaaaagtcTTACAATTAGTCCCGCTACCAACCCCAATATTCAGAATTAACTGATAATCTACCGGTCGTGGACGGAAACGGCGCAGCCGTTCGGTTTGATTTTTTCCTGTGCgatgttcttgtccatcaattgtccaaaactgaattctagatttttagaaatttatttggaggcattccaagacattttaagtaaagtccagagtgccgaaagttgacaagccgcaattattttgaatgtgttaataactggaaaaaaaaaattggtggtcggcgttccctatttaatcccgtttcaaaccaaccgtgcacctctaacaaaataaaacctctaacacgaaaacgtcaactttgcttctgacgttatgagtccctttatttttgacattaggAGTTCCTTTTTACTGTATGTACACGATGCTGTCACTCACACATTTAAacatatgatttttcattttaatttgtcagtttgttctattgagagggTGCCCTTGGAAAAAGGCATAGTTTGTTtcggatttcaaaaattcatttttcgcagctggttggtagtttttgtcacacgaTGTAGTTATCAAAgtcacttttcgtcactagttgCATAAATGACTATTATACACTGCTGCATGTTTAACTGGTTcgttgcgttacaaatttcgtcatttctGCGGCATAAAGTGAGCTATGTTGGCTATGTTGGCCAACAAGAATTGTAATTTTTAGCTTGCGAAGCATGACTTGTGTGATCGAAGAAGTCGGCGGCTAGTTGCAttacacgtttgtgacttttcgaaatattttcaccaaatgtactgatttcagtaaaaaaaactccCTGAAAACTATGGTCAAGACGCGCAGTTTAAGCCCAATATGAGGTTGGTAGCCCAAAATTTGTGGGAGAAATGTCtataaaattgatatttttggaaattgaaattgaaattggtgGTTATTGCCctacagaaaatgttgctttggcTCAAacccgtttaaaaaaatggttacaaaatttttcgagataaccTCAACGAGACAAAATTAGAGGATGACACTTATCACCACTGGGAAGCTGATTTCACCTACTTCACtcacccaactaacctgatcgagccaaagtaatttttctcttgaaggcatatgctgtagctttcgaatgaaaccaatcttcagtttttatatggaaaaatttaattttggcaACGTTTGGGTCGAGCTAATTGCAACTACTAAATCttctaaaaatgtaatttcgtcTCATTTGGTGTAATTGTGTAATTATAGCGTTCGTTTCTAAAGGGAAACaagtttacagaaatcatttgagatttattgagaatatatCTTGGAAAGTcgaacacaaacaaaaactttttggtcatatctccCCGAGACGTTATGCCGATGacctcatattggtgtcaaactacgcgtcttgtACCGAAtcttcaatatattttttgctCAGGAAgggaaatattaaatttgcgtaatttttttttcaattaaatttttattaatttttttttaacagtaTACACTTCTTAAAATGTATCTAAGTGAATATAACATactgtattttattattttttttttcttggggAATTTAAATGAATGCAAATATATGGCTTTTTTACTACGTATTATAgcttattttcaaaacaatataGACAGTGCCGCTTTAAATAATGTCCCTCTTGcttaattttttggtttttcatgtcaagaaaatattgatttggTTTGGTTTTCGTAAAACAACTTAGAGTTCTGTTGatacatgaaatatttttttgtttattttctgttttaaatttaaatttattcatattttccttattaatattaacaattttctttttttttaataacttctatttctacattttttttcaatcttttgtttttttttattaacaaaaaataactgaaacatttttttcaacattatttttttattgtttcactGACAATGTAAATATCGGAAATATGCTGTTGTTATGAACGATAAAATCATCACATTTTAAGTTGTCAGGCTTTCATGCATTTTAGCATCGAAACtcaaaaacttaaaatgaGGTAAGTTTATTCGGATATCGTTTACAGTCGTTGCAAATTAATATTGGACACAGAGTCGCATTCTTATGGTCAATTTTCTctataaaaaatttaggaTTTCCGAATTCCTCCATTCTTTTTGATTGATATTTTCCGAGTGATCATTTTTTGgattcaattcatttcaatctaTCTGTTGACGTGTATACCGTAAAATATGAATTAGACTGACTGACTACGGTACTTCtatataaatttgttgtttggaGCTCGCACCGAAAACAAGTACTATAGTTCaactaattgaatttatgctACAAGAATGCTTGGGGGATTCGAAGTGGTACTTCTGACCTCTGATTTAAGGTCGTATACTGGTCGAATCGAAGTTACGTGGAGTTCTTAacagttttttaaaattgaatcctTTCAAGTTGCAACACAAATCAAAAACATTATTAGAACGATTTAGTATTGTGCGTTCAGTCGAAAGTATCAGACCGTCTGATGCCCGACCGCACCCGATAGCAcaaagttacatttttttcgggCACATCATTAAGAGTATTGGACCATTTGCATATTTGTGGACTACATttaggcgatttttttttgtttttcgatgatttctctgaaccaaaatcttcttttttttgaaaaagtaaaaccaataaaatacgcaaaaatgtgttacttatgaaggaaaaattggtttgtgagtcagAACTTAACTCACTTGAagaaacctgtgcagattgcataaatttacacaatcttcAAAGGTTTCTCCACGTGGGATAAATTATCTCCCTCAACCCAATTTTGCCTTTAaaaataacacatttttgcgtgctttaatgaatttacttaaaaaaagattttgtttcagaaaaatcatcaaaaaaacgaatacttttccgcctaaatgtagaccacaaatttgcaaaggatccattggacttttttttaaatagtatCGGGCCACGAATCTCTAGAAcgaatctttaaaaaattatgaGAAACAATCGATTCGTCCTAGTGTTaagattcaaaatttttacatttatttcgtATTATTTCGTACGTTTCCTTGTCCGTGGCTTCGTCTTGATCGGATACGGAAATGTTTTCCGTTTAAATAATTGAGTTTtaacttcgttttttttagtgCAAATTCAACATTCGATATTTCTTTCAGATCAAGAAACATAAATTGACCGAACGAATTTGACTAGACCGTTTCACACACATTGTCAGATTGacttttccaacaaaaatggCCAATTGATTACTACCACCAATTTGTTTATCC belongs to Bradysia coprophila strain Holo2 chromosome X unlocalized genomic scaffold, BU_Bcop_v1 contig_35, whole genome shotgun sequence and includes:
- the LOC119069419 gene encoding uncharacterized protein LOC119069419, with amino-acid sequence MERKFDFRCGNYGKKNLIYAIKSAKHPWHYFEEKDTLSSEHGSLPAVLDSMISKLNKISTIEVSLDESQWRSYYENGRFVFNNVKLKTYMQLAGEDVERTAFNTKSYKTTDQLVFVSGQTNPLIFLKEYEKCRDIKYDEDKMFKIRNFVDASHKAEFSEMYHTSDWQTVRKAFLKRYALSFIENKKRALNVDFFEELSLRSFVERKLNGFSSYTTLTFINQMEMVLCDLPIEISCLFLVNEIMTRSKTEILDFCDMVQDLALKICQKPDTQNVDHLEPQNPFNSLNIIRSDVSQSPSIIKRSDGRNESNSDDSEWETISKSSMSVDNSSKIKRGGGPGRTESVAKRERESPRKTDKKMLEENTDYDAEFSIQTSDAFSASQIFKLY